TTGTTCACGGGCCCGCCCGGTGCGGGGCGTACGCAGGCGGCGCGCGCGTTCGCCGCGGCGCTCCAGTGCGTGAGCCCCGACCGCGCACTCGGCGGTGCCCCGGGCTGCGGCTTCTGCGACGGCTGTCACACGGCGCTGATCGGCACGCACGCGGACGTGACCACGGTCGCCGCCGTGGGCACGCAGATCCTCGCCGACGACATGCGCGACACCGTCCGCAAGTCGTTCACATCCCCGGCGAACGGCCGCTGGCAGGTGATCCTCGTCGAGGACGCCGAGCGGCTGAACGAGAAGTCGGCCAACGCGGTCCTGAAGGCGGTGGAGGAGCCCGCTCCTCGTACGGTGTGGCTGCTGTGCGCCCCCTCCCTGGAGGACGTCCTGCCGACGATCCGCTCCCGTTGCCGCCACCTGAACCTGCGCACGCCCTCCGTGGAGGCGGTGGCGGACATGCTCGTGCGGCGCGACGGCATCGAGCCGGAGGTCGCGGCCGCCGCCGCCCGCGCCACCCAGGGCCACGTCGACCGCGCCCGCCGTCTGGCCACGGACGAGCGGGCCCGTGCACGCCGGGCCGCCGTGCTGAAACTGCCGCTCCGCGTCGACGACATCGGTGGCTGTCTCCGCGCCGCCCAGGAGCTGGTCGACGCGGCCACGGAGGACTCCAAGCAGCTCGCGGAGGAGCTGGACACCAAGGAGACGGAGGAGCTGAAGGCGGCGCTCGGCGCGGTGCAGGGTGGCCGGATGCCGCGCGGCACCGCGGGCGTCATGAAGGATCTGGAGGACAAGCAGAAGCGCCGGAGAACGCGCACGCAGCGCGACAGCCTGGACCTGGCCCTCACCGATCTCACGGGGTTCTACCGCGACGTCCTCGCCCTCCAGCTCGGTTCCCGTGTCGCCCTCGCCAATACGGACGTGGAGGACGCCCTGGAGCGCCTGGCCCGGGGCAGTGCGCCCGAGTCCACGCTCCGCCGCATCGAGGCGATCGCCGCCTGCCGGGACGCCCTGGACCGCAATGTGGCTCCGCTACTGGCGGTGGAGGCGATGACGATGGCATTGCGGGCGGGCTGACGAGGTGCGCCATGGGGACGGAGCGCCCTCTTGAGAGGGAAGCGACTCGCGATGGATTGACCGACTCACTCGTACGAGGCGCATGCGCCACTGATAGTGAGCGATCCGTCGCGCAGGGTTACGCTCACGGGATGTACACCAGGCGCCCTCCCGGACCGTCCCACCGCCCCCGCCGTCCTCGTCCACCGCGCACCCCCCGCTTCCTGCGTCCGCCCCATGTGATGCGCATGGGCGGCACGCTGCTCGCCACCGCCGCGCTGTTCGTCTCGGCCTGCTCCTCCGGGGGTTCGACGACGGCGACCGCGGACACGGTGCTGCCCGCACTGCCCCACTCCACACCGTCGGCGCTGGCCCCGTACTACGCGCAGAAGCTGACCTGGCGCAGCTGCGGTGTCGCCGGCTTCGAGTGCGCCACGATGAAGGCACCGCGCGACTACGCCAAGCCGGCCTCGGGCGACGTCAAGCTGGCCGTCGCCCGCAAGAAGGCCACGGGCCGGGGCAAGCCCCTCGGCTCGCTGCTCGTGAACCCGGGCGGGCCGGGCGGCTCGGCGATCGGCTACCTGCAGCAGTACGCGGGTGTCGGCTACCCGGCGGAGGTCCGCGCCCGCTACGACATGGTCGCCGTCGACCCGCGCGGCGTGGCCCGCAGCGAGCCCATCGAATGCCTCACCGGCCGCCAGATGGACGCGTACACGCAGGCCGACACGACCCCCGACGACCAGAAGGAGACGAACCAACTGGTCGACGCCTACAAAGAGTTCGCGGAAGGCTGCGGAAAGCGCTCGCCCGACCTGCTGCGCCATGTCTCCACGGTGGAGGCGGCCCGTGACATGGACATCCTCCGCGCGGCGCTGGGCGACCGGAAGCTGAATTACGTGGGTGCGTCCTACGGGACGTTCCTCGGGGCGACGTATGCGGGGCTGTTCCCGGACCGGGTCGGCCGGATGGTGCTGGACGGTGCGATGGACCCGTCCCTGTCCGCCCTCAAGCTCAATGAGGACCAGACGTCGGGCTTCGAGACGGCGTTCCAGTCCTTCGCGAAGGACTGCGTCCGGCAGTCGGACTGCCCGCTAGGCGGCCGGGGCACCTCGCCGGCGAAGGTCGGCGACAACCTGAAGGCGTTCTTCAAGAAGCTGGACGCGTCCCCCATCCCGACGGGCGACGCGGACGGCCGCAAGCTCGGTGAGGCCCTGGCCACGACCGGGGTGATCGCGGCGATGTACGACCAGTCGTCCTGGCCCCAGCTGCGTGAGGCGCTGACCTCGGCG
The Streptomyces sp. CGMCC 4.7035 DNA segment above includes these coding regions:
- a CDS encoding DNA polymerase III subunit delta', giving the protein MTVWDDLVGQEKVSEQLGAAARDADALVTAAAVGAPPPEASKMTHAWLFTGPPGAGRTQAARAFAAALQCVSPDRALGGAPGCGFCDGCHTALIGTHADVTTVAAVGTQILADDMRDTVRKSFTSPANGRWQVILVEDAERLNEKSANAVLKAVEEPAPRTVWLLCAPSLEDVLPTIRSRCRHLNLRTPSVEAVADMLVRRDGIEPEVAAAAARATQGHVDRARRLATDERARARRAAVLKLPLRVDDIGGCLRAAQELVDAATEDSKQLAEELDTKETEELKAALGAVQGGRMPRGTAGVMKDLEDKQKRRRTRTQRDSLDLALTDLTGFYRDVLALQLGSRVALANTDVEDALERLARGSAPESTLRRIEAIAACRDALDRNVAPLLAVEAMTMALRAG
- a CDS encoding alpha/beta hydrolase, which gives rise to MYTRRPPGPSHRPRRPRPPRTPRFLRPPHVMRMGGTLLATAALFVSACSSGGSTTATADTVLPALPHSTPSALAPYYAQKLTWRSCGVAGFECATMKAPRDYAKPASGDVKLAVARKKATGRGKPLGSLLVNPGGPGGSAIGYLQQYAGVGYPAEVRARYDMVAVDPRGVARSEPIECLTGRQMDAYTQADTTPDDQKETNQLVDAYKEFAEGCGKRSPDLLRHVSTVEAARDMDILRAALGDRKLNYVGASYGTFLGATYAGLFPDRVGRMVLDGAMDPSLSALKLNEDQTSGFETAFQSFAKDCVRQSDCPLGGRGTSPAKVGDNLKAFFKKLDASPIPTGDADGRKLGEALATTGVIAAMYDQSSWPQLREALTSAMRHKDGAGLLALSDSYYEREGGGKYSNLMFANAAVNCLDLPPAFASPEQVEKALPAFEKASPVFGEGLAWASLNCGYWPVKATGQPHRIEAKGAVPIVVVGTTRDPATPYRWARALASQLSSGRLLTFDGDGHTAYGRGSKCIDSAINEYLLRGTPPAEGKRCS